A single region of the Blattabacterium sp. (Cryptocercus kyebangensis) genome encodes:
- the mreC gene encoding rod shape-determining protein MreC has protein sequence MRDFFLKWRFFILFILLESTALFLSFSKNNFHQNIDIGSSNFIIGNIYESIYRLRHYFFLDIENEKLINENAKLRHFIISSKIKKFTRDFKKKNIDYLQQYIYTPVKIINNSIYEQENYITINKGSLDGIKTDMGIILSYGIAGIIIKTSPHFSIAISLLNPKIKVNARLRKNKYFGTVSWDGIDHEYIVLYDIPRHSIFYKGEIVETDGKSSTFPEGIPIGRVTCYRFDEKDANYVIKVKLFENFSTIENAYVVKNLFKKEWNDIQLYKVEHK, from the coding sequence ATGCGTGATTTTTTTCTAAAATGGCGTTTTTTTATTTTATTTATTTTATTAGAATCTACAGCTCTTTTTCTCTCTTTTTCAAAAAATAATTTTCATCAAAATATTGATATAGGTTCTTCCAATTTTATTATTGGAAATATTTATGAATCTATTTATAGATTACGTCATTATTTTTTCTTAGATATTGAAAATGAGAAACTTATAAACGAAAATGCAAAATTACGTCATTTTATTATATCCTCTAAAATAAAGAAATTTACTAGGGATTTTAAAAAAAAGAATATAGATTATTTACAACAATATATTTATACTCCTGTAAAAATTATCAACAACAGTATATATGAACAAGAAAATTATATAACTATTAATAAAGGAAGTTTAGATGGAATTAAAACAGATATGGGAATAATATTATCTTATGGAATAGCAGGAATAATTATAAAAACTTCCCCCCATTTCAGTATAGCTATTTCTCTCTTAAATCCAAAAATTAAAGTTAATGCTAGATTAAGAAAAAATAAATATTTTGGAACAGTAAGTTGGGATGGAATAGACCATGAATATATTGTTTTATACGATATTCCTAGACATTCTATTTTTTATAAAGGAGAAATAGTAGAAACAGATGGAAAATCTTCTACCTTTCCTGAAGGAATACCGATTGGTAGAGTTACTTGTTATAGATTCGATGAAAAAGATGCAAATTATGTAATAAAAGTAAAACTTTTTGAAAATTTTTCTACCATAGAAAATGCTTATGTTGTGAAAAACTTATTCAAAAAAGAATGGAACGATATTCAACTTTATAAAGTTGAACATAAATAA
- the mrdA gene encoding penicillin-binding protein 2 produces the protein MKKLHIFYILLSSIGLIFIIRLFYIQIYTEKYILNAFNTSIKQEIIIPERGSIFDRNNNLLVFNKSIYELIVVPMLIDENFNIIEFCNLVGIEKDTFHKNLDKAKAYSKYLPSVFLPFISKEKFASIQEKLYKYKGFDWTKRSLRDYKVESSANILGYIGEVNQKNIKKESNYYQMGDFIGWAGVEKSYEKILRGRKGVKYWIRDRNGCIIGSYNNKKNNVKSISGNDIYLTIDWGLQSYAEQLMYQKKGGIVAINPKNGEILSLVSSPINNPNLFVGIHRSKEFKRLIKNTIDYPLFDRTTQARYPPASPFKLLTELAGLQMGVVNTNTHFICYNGFKLGKKRIHCHSGFHGFPIGIETAVAVSCNNYFAQVYKRVIEKYPKNLTKSVNEWSDIIKSFGFGNYLYNDLATGEKGIIPSGDYYNKKYGYSKWNALTIISNSIGQGEINVTPIQLANMVCAIANKGFFYTPHIVKYINHQPISNSNYTFAKYTKVKSKYFDFIIHGMEKVFSIGTGKSFKSSDIRMAGKTGTAQNFIKINHNTITLPDHSVFILFAPVEDPKIAISVIIENGGFGSRWAGPIASLIAEKYINNNVHRKNLEKKIMTSGLKIVYDSIAKMKSYSYNKKNTKDSIDKKK, from the coding sequence TTGAAAAAATTACATATATTTTATATTTTATTAAGTTCTATAGGTTTAATTTTTATAATTAGATTATTCTATATACAAATATATACTGAAAAGTATATTTTAAATGCCTTTAATACATCTATAAAACAAGAAATTATTATCCCTGAAAGGGGTTCTATTTTTGATAGAAATAATAATTTATTAGTTTTTAATAAGTCTATTTATGAATTAATAGTAGTTCCCATGTTAATAGATGAAAATTTTAACATTATAGAATTCTGTAATCTTGTAGGAATAGAAAAAGATACTTTTCATAAAAATTTAGATAAAGCAAAAGCTTATTCTAAATATTTACCTTCTGTTTTTCTTCCTTTTATTTCAAAGGAAAAATTCGCTTCTATACAAGAGAAGCTTTATAAGTATAAAGGATTTGATTGGACTAAACGTTCTCTTAGAGATTATAAAGTAGAAAGTTCCGCTAATATTTTAGGATATATAGGGGAAGTAAATCAAAAAAATATCAAGAAAGAATCGAATTATTATCAAATGGGAGATTTTATAGGATGGGCTGGAGTAGAAAAATCTTATGAAAAAATATTAAGGGGAAGAAAAGGAGTAAAATACTGGATTAGAGATAGAAATGGATGTATTATAGGAAGTTATAATAATAAAAAAAATAATGTAAAATCCATTAGCGGAAATGATATTTATTTAACCATCGATTGGGGACTACAAAGTTATGCAGAACAACTGATGTATCAAAAAAAAGGAGGTATAGTAGCTATAAATCCTAAAAATGGAGAAATATTATCTTTAGTATCTAGCCCTATTAATAATCCTAATTTATTTGTAGGAATACATCGTTCTAAAGAATTTAAAAGGTTAATTAAAAATACAATAGATTATCCATTATTTGATAGAACAACACAAGCACGTTATCCTCCAGCATCTCCATTTAAATTGTTAACAGAATTAGCAGGTCTTCAAATGGGAGTAGTAAATACAAATACTCATTTTATATGCTATAATGGATTTAAATTGGGAAAAAAAAGAATTCATTGTCATTCTGGATTTCATGGATTTCCAATAGGTATAGAAACGGCTGTTGCTGTATCTTGTAATAATTATTTTGCACAAGTTTATAAACGTGTAATTGAAAAATATCCAAAAAATTTAACGAAAAGTGTCAATGAATGGAGTGATATTATTAAAAGTTTTGGATTTGGAAATTATTTGTATAACGATTTAGCTACTGGAGAAAAAGGAATAATCCCTTCTGGAGATTATTATAATAAAAAATATGGATATTCCAAATGGAATGCTCTTACCATTATTTCAAATAGTATTGGACAAGGAGAAATTAATGTAACTCCTATTCAGTTAGCTAATATGGTTTGTGCTATAGCAAATAAAGGTTTTTTTTATACTCCACATATTGTAAAATATATTAATCATCAACCTATTTCTAATTCAAATTATACTTTTGCTAAATATACTAAAGTTAAAAGTAAGTATTTTGATTTTATTATTCATGGGATGGAAAAAGTTTTTTCAATTGGAACTGGAAAAAGTTTTAAATCTTCAGATATTAGAATGGCTGGGAAAACAGGAACTGCACAAAATTTTATTAAAATTAATCATAATACTATTACTCTTCCTGATCACTCTGTTTTCATTTTATTTGCTCCAGTAGAAGATCCTAAAATAGCTATTTCAGTTATAATAGAAAATGGAGGATTCGGATCTCGTTGGGCTGGTCCTATAGCTAGTCTTATTGCAGAGAAATATATTAATAATAATGTACATAGAAAAAATCTTGAGAAAAAAATAATGACTTCAGGATTAAAAATAGTATACGATTCTATAGCAAAAATGAAAAGTTATAGTTATAATAAAAAAAATACAAAAGATTCTATTGATAAAAAGAAATAA
- the rodA gene encoding rod shape-determining protein RodA, with the protein MIKRNKTLLGNIDWYIVIIYIFMIFFGCMNLCSVSYEKAEKQLIWIIISFIFIFIVFLFKPIHYKYFSPFFFLFTLFLLIGVFFFGKNINGSKSWYVFGPISFQPSELSKISTSLMIARIMSQEDIQKNKNTLLYISIIVILPTLLIFFQPDPGSSIVFSSFILTLYREGLSVFFIFYILFLIFLFVLSLNISPWIIVFFLFFIFLLIFFVKKKRTINDLLFSIFFFIIFSTFVFISPFFYQKLLKKHHKDRINILFKNEFDRKYRENIGYNLLYSKTAIGSGKFFGKGYQKGTITKGKFVPEQHTDYIFCTVGEEWGFIGSVILIIFYLWFISRIYFLSERQKDIFGRIFGYSVGNILFIHIILNLGMVMGLFPTIGIVFPFFSYGGSSIWSFTVLLFIFIRLDASDQTSLI; encoded by the coding sequence TTGATAAAAAGAAATAAAACATTACTAGGGAATATTGACTGGTATATCGTAATAATTTATATTTTCATGATTTTCTTTGGATGTATGAACCTATGTTCTGTTTCTTATGAAAAAGCGGAAAAACAATTGATATGGATTATAATAAGTTTTATTTTCATATTTATAGTTTTTTTATTTAAACCAATACATTATAAATATTTTTCTCCATTCTTTTTTTTATTTACGTTATTTCTTTTGATTGGTGTATTTTTTTTTGGTAAAAATATAAATGGATCAAAATCTTGGTATGTTTTTGGTCCTATTAGTTTTCAACCTTCTGAATTATCCAAAATATCTACATCTTTAATGATAGCTCGTATTATGAGTCAGGAGGATATTCAAAAAAATAAAAATACATTATTATATATATCTATAATAGTAATATTACCCACATTATTAATATTTTTTCAACCTGATCCAGGTTCTTCTATAGTTTTTTCCTCATTTATTTTAACTTTGTATAGGGAAGGATTATCTGTATTTTTTATATTTTATATATTATTTTTAATTTTTTTATTCGTTCTTTCGTTAAATATTTCACCTTGGATTATTGTATTCTTTCTTTTTTTTATTTTTTTACTTATTTTTTTTGTAAAAAAAAAAAGAACCATAAATGATTTATTGTTTTCTATTTTTTTCTTTATTATTTTTTCTACTTTTGTTTTTATATCTCCATTTTTTTATCAAAAATTATTGAAAAAACATCATAAAGACAGGATTAATATCCTATTTAAGAATGAATTCGATAGAAAGTACAGAGAGAATATAGGATATAATCTTTTATATTCCAAAACTGCTATTGGTTCTGGAAAATTTTTTGGAAAAGGATATCAAAAAGGGACCATTACAAAAGGAAAATTTGTTCCTGAACAACATACAGATTATATTTTTTGTACTGTAGGAGAAGAATGGGGATTTATAGGAAGTGTTATTTTAATTATATTTTATTTATGGTTTATTAGTCGTATTTATTTTTTATCGGAAAGACAAAAAGATATTTTTGGAAGAATTTTTGGATATTCTGTAGGGAATATTCTTTTTATTCATATTATCCTAAATTTAGGAATGGTGATGGGGTTATTTCCAACAATAGGAATTGTTTTCCCATTTTTTAGTTATGGAGGATCTTCTATTTGGTCTTTTACTGTTTTATTATTTATTTTTATTCGATTAGATGCTTCAGATCAAACCAGTTTGATCTGA
- a CDS encoding YitT family protein, which yields MKDTNFLKNLKYLLQIFLGINCVAFGLESFLIPNSFIDGGIMGISLLLNMLTPLKLQFLLIFLNFPFIILGYKHIGYDFAIKTLISMFLLSLVLITIDFPILTKDKMLASIFGGFFIGSGIGLTIRGGGVLDGTEVFAIYVSRKINYFSVSDIIILINISIFLISSFYLSIESAFYSILSYLVAAKTIDFVIDGIEEYTSVTIITDKSKKIHWMIKKLGFGVTIYNGKSGYNMKNLNIIYTIVTRLEINKLKIEIEKIDSKAFVITQNIKNTQGGMVKKRPFH from the coding sequence ATGAAAGATACAAATTTTTTGAAAAATCTTAAATATCTACTACAAATTTTTTTAGGAATAAACTGTGTGGCCTTTGGATTAGAAAGTTTTCTAATTCCAAATTCTTTTATAGATGGAGGGATAATGGGTATTTCTTTATTGTTAAATATGCTAACTCCATTAAAATTACAATTTTTATTAATTTTTTTGAATTTTCCTTTTATTATTTTAGGATATAAACATATAGGATATGATTTTGCTATCAAAACTTTGATTTCTATGTTTCTATTATCATTAGTTTTAATAACTATTGATTTTCCAATTTTAACAAAAGATAAAATGTTAGCTTCTATTTTTGGAGGTTTTTTTATAGGTTCAGGAATAGGATTAACTATTAGAGGAGGTGGAGTTTTAGATGGAACTGAAGTTTTCGCTATTTATGTAAGTAGAAAAATAAATTATTTTTCTGTAAGTGATATTATCATATTAATTAATATTTCTATTTTTTTAATATCTTCTTTTTATTTATCAATAGAGTCAGCCTTTTATTCAATATTAAGTTATTTAGTAGCCGCTAAAACTATTGATTTTGTTATAGATGGAATAGAAGAATATACAAGTGTTACTATTATAACTGATAAATCAAAGAAAATACATTGGATGATTAAAAAATTGGGATTTGGAGTAACCATTTATAATGGAAAAAGTGGATATAATATGAAAAATTTGAATATTATATATACAATAGTCACTCGCTTAGAAATAAATAAACTTAAAATAGAAATAGAAAAAATAGATTCTAAAGCTTTTGTTATTACACAAAATATCAAAAATACGCAAGGAGGTATGGTAAAAAAAAGACCTTTTCATTAA
- the lnt gene encoding apolipoprotein N-acyltransferase, with amino-acid sequence MYCKLFFIQRKKIQFFFYSILSGILLGLGWPTNGNPLFLFIAFIPLLYIEECLSHSFFYSKKIIFYIFIFSFFTFLIWNAISTWWLSYAKRPNGNFALEAYLIPVFLNALFMSIVFTFYSWIKKSVENKKIGYIFLICVWISFEKMHLEWELSWPWLNLGNGFSNHIEWIQWYEYTGSLGGSIWIWSVNIGLMNSIIEYQKRNNKLNLYKKIFVNIGKIFLLIFISNYIYWKYEEKKDGSVEVFILQPNIDPYYQKYKISTDKLILRLKKLIDEKISFGKKTFIIAPETAIPGYGKKISMENIEKDRTISIVRNYLSKFYPKTVFITGVELYDLYYKWNISKTATPIFLENEKSIRWLDLFNSIIQIDLSGNIKVHHKSKLVPAVETFPYKKILFPILGDILLNFGGSVMEHGKSKDPFSDIFIHPYFGIKVVPIICYESIFGEYVSKFIKKNNADFIVIITNDGWWGRSQGYKQHLYYARLRAIENRKYIARSSNTGVSCFINEKGEIISSIPYGKKGILSDKVSINRKQTFYTKNGDYLAKISLLTAIIIFIYTIIFRFYIKKKI; translated from the coding sequence TTGTATTGTAAATTATTCTTTATACAAAGAAAAAAAATACAATTTTTTTTCTATAGTATACTTTCTGGAATTTTATTGGGATTAGGATGGCCTACTAATGGAAATCCACTATTCCTATTCATAGCTTTTATTCCTCTATTATACATAGAAGAATGTTTGAGTCATTCTTTTTTTTATTCCAAAAAAATTATCTTTTACATTTTTATATTTTCTTTTTTTACTTTTTTAATATGGAATGCTATTTCTACATGGTGGTTATCTTATGCAAAGAGACCTAATGGAAATTTTGCTCTAGAAGCTTATTTAATTCCTGTTTTTTTAAATGCTCTATTTATGTCCATTGTATTTACTTTTTATTCATGGATAAAAAAAAGTGTAGAAAATAAAAAAATAGGATATATATTCTTGATTTGTGTATGGATATCATTTGAGAAAATGCATTTAGAATGGGAATTATCTTGGCCTTGGTTGAATTTAGGAAATGGATTTTCTAATCATATAGAATGGATACAATGGTATGAATATACGGGATCTTTAGGAGGAAGCATATGGATATGGAGCGTTAATATAGGATTAATGAATTCTATTATAGAATATCAAAAAAGAAATAATAAACTCAATTTATACAAAAAAATTTTTGTAAATATAGGAAAAATATTTTTACTAATTTTTATTTCAAACTATATATACTGGAAATATGAAGAAAAAAAAGATGGATCTGTAGAGGTCTTCATTTTACAACCTAATATTGATCCATATTATCAGAAATATAAAATTTCTACGGATAAATTAATTCTTAGATTGAAAAAATTAATAGATGAAAAAATATCTTTTGGAAAAAAAACATTTATTATAGCTCCTGAAACTGCTATTCCTGGATATGGGAAAAAAATTTCTATGGAAAATATAGAAAAAGATAGAACTATTTCAATAGTTAGAAATTATCTCAGTAAATTTTATCCAAAAACAGTATTTATTACAGGTGTAGAATTATACGATTTATATTATAAATGGAATATTAGTAAAACGGCTACTCCCATTTTTTTAGAAAATGAAAAGAGTATACGATGGTTGGATCTATTTAATTCTATAATCCAAATTGATTTATCTGGAAATATAAAAGTTCATCATAAATCAAAGCTAGTACCAGCTGTAGAAACTTTTCCTTATAAAAAAATTCTTTTTCCTATATTGGGAGATATTTTACTTAATTTTGGTGGAAGTGTAATGGAACATGGAAAATCGAAAGATCCTTTTTCTGATATATTTATACATCCTTATTTTGGAATTAAAGTAGTCCCCATCATTTGCTATGAATCTATTTTTGGAGAATACGTATCTAAATTTATTAAAAAAAATAATGCAGATTTTATAGTTATCATAACTAATGATGGATGGTGGGGGAGATCACAAGGATACAAACAACACCTCTATTATGCTCGTCTTAGAGCAATTGAAAATAGAAAATACATAGCTAGATCTTCCAATACTGGAGTATCTTGTTTTATTAATGAAAAAGGAGAAATAATTTCTTCTATTCCTTACGGAAAAAAAGGAATATTATCCGATAAAGTTAGCATTAATAGAAAACAGACTTTTTATACAAAAAATGGAGATTATCTGGCTAAGATTAGTTTATTAACAGCAATAATAATTTTCATTTATACAATAATATTTCGTTTTTATATAAAAAAAAAGATTTGA
- a CDS encoding NAD(P)H-hydrate dehydratase: MKILSLNQIKKIDQYCIDNEDISSIELVERSAKSCFNWIIHHYRNIQKVILLAGNGKNGGDGLSLARMLSQYGTVITVYILNISNHFSPEFIINKNKILKYGGIELKNIYKGENFPILDNKNSLLIDAIFGTGLNRPIKKYWKSFFHYINENKFIPVISIDLPSGLFMEKNQKDFEGIIKATHTLTFQSPKLPFFLSDYAKYIGKWHLLNIGWKDSYSNEMCVKNFYVDDIFIKSIYKKRKKFSHKGNYGHGLLVGGYYGMIGSMALSAKASFRIGIGKLSVYVPRCGYQILQILIPEAIIKTDSKDKFISNIPTNIHVNAIGIGMGMGEKTITAYALESFFLKNKENKIPMVIDADAINILSNQLKIMNSIPEKTILTPHPKEFRRLCGPWKDDYQKLDLLKNFSKKYKIYIVLKGAHTVISTPNGNLYFNSTGNPGMSTAGSGDVLTGIITGLLAQGYSPKKSCIMGVYLHGLAGDIASIEKNEESIIAEDIINYIGKSYQKMKMYKKE; the protein is encoded by the coding sequence ATGAAAATTCTTTCGTTAAATCAAATTAAAAAAATAGATCAATATTGTATTGATAACGAAGATATTTCTTCTATAGAGTTAGTAGAAAGATCTGCTAAAAGTTGTTTTAATTGGATTATTCATCATTATCGTAATATTCAAAAAGTTATACTATTAGCAGGAAATGGGAAAAATGGAGGAGATGGACTATCCTTGGCAAGAATGTTATCTCAATATGGAACTGTAATAACGGTATATATTCTTAATATTTCCAATCATTTTTCTCCAGAATTTATCATCAATAAAAATAAAATACTAAAATATGGTGGAATAGAATTGAAAAATATTTATAAAGGAGAAAATTTTCCTATTTTAGACAATAAAAATAGTCTACTTATTGATGCTATTTTTGGGACTGGATTGAACAGACCAATAAAAAAATATTGGAAATCTTTTTTTCATTATATAAATGAAAATAAATTTATCCCCGTTATTTCTATAGATCTTCCATCTGGACTTTTTATGGAAAAAAATCAAAAGGATTTTGAAGGGATTATAAAAGCTACTCATACATTAACTTTTCAAAGTCCTAAATTACCTTTTTTTTTATCAGATTATGCTAAATATATTGGAAAATGGCATTTGTTAAATATCGGATGGAAAGATTCCTACTCAAATGAAATGTGTGTAAAAAATTTTTATGTAGATGATATTTTTATTAAATCCATATATAAAAAAAGGAAAAAATTTTCTCATAAAGGAAATTATGGTCATGGACTACTTGTTGGAGGATATTATGGAATGATTGGATCTATGGCTCTTTCTGCAAAAGCAAGTTTTCGAATTGGTATTGGAAAATTGAGTGTATATGTACCACGTTGTGGATATCAAATTTTACAAATTCTTATCCCAGAAGCTATTATAAAAACTGATTCCAAAGATAAATTTATCAGTAATATTCCTACTAATATTCATGTAAATGCGATAGGTATAGGAATGGGAATGGGGGAAAAAACTATAACCGCATATGCATTAGAATCTTTCTTTTTAAAGAATAAAGAGAATAAAATACCCATGGTCATAGATGCAGATGCTATAAATATATTATCCAATCAATTAAAAATAATGAATTCTATACCAGAAAAAACTATTCTTACTCCACATCCAAAAGAATTTAGAAGATTATGTGGTCCATGGAAAGATGATTATCAAAAATTAGATTTATTAAAAAATTTTTCTAAAAAATATAAAATTTACATTGTATTAAAAGGAGCACATACCGTTATTTCAACTCCTAATGGAAATCTTTATTTTAATAGCACTGGAAATCCAGGAATGTCTACCGCAGGGAGTGGAGATGTTCTAACTGGAATTATTACAGGTTTATTAGCTCAAGGCTACTCTCCAAAAAAATCTTGTATTATGGGTGTATACTTACATGGTTTAGCAGGAGATATAGCTTCAATAGAAAAAAATGAAGAATCTATAATAGCGGAAGATATTATAAATTATATAGGAAAGTCTTATCAAAAAATGAAAATGTATAAAAAAGAATAA
- a CDS encoding dihydrolipoamide acetyltransferase family protein — protein MAEYNLTLPSMGESIAEATIIRWLKKEGDYIKKEDLLVEISTDKVDSEITSPVNGILKKKLFSSNEVAKVGSSIAILEIEEKETCTEKSIRFYSPFVRTISKKEGISFYELESIEGTGKKGRITKKDILKYIRNKKEKRIIRKKDSILSSTGFMINKSKQDETETIVEMDRIRKITSSHMISSKKISAHVTSFVEADVTNIVKWRDKMKDIFHKNTGEKLTLMSVFVECVVKAIKDYPMINISVNGTNIIKKRNIHIGLATALPNGNLIVPVIKNADSYSLGGLIKIINDLIKRTKSNQLKPEETKGGTYTISNIGSFGNLFGTPIIHQPQVAIMGIGLIQKKLSVIETPEGDFIGIRHKIYLSHSYDHRVIDGVLGGGFAKKVALYLEKFKCYTRII, from the coding sequence ATGGCCGAGTATAATTTGACTCTTCCATCCATGGGTGAAAGTATAGCTGAGGCTACTATCATTCGTTGGTTAAAAAAAGAAGGAGATTATATAAAAAAAGAAGATTTATTAGTGGAAATTTCTACGGATAAAGTAGATTCTGAAATTACTTCTCCAGTAAATGGAATATTGAAAAAAAAATTATTTTCTTCAAATGAAGTAGCTAAGGTAGGAAGTTCTATAGCTATTTTGGAAATAGAAGAAAAAGAAACTTGTACAGAAAAAAGTATACGATTTTATTCTCCTTTTGTACGTACTATTTCTAAAAAAGAAGGAATTAGTTTCTATGAATTAGAATCTATAGAAGGAACTGGAAAAAAAGGAAGAATTACTAAAAAGGATATTTTAAAATATATTAGAAATAAAAAAGAAAAGAGAATAATTAGGAAAAAGGATTCTATTTTATCTTCTACTGGTTTTATGATAAATAAGAGTAAACAAGATGAAACTGAAACCATAGTAGAAATGGATAGAATTCGTAAAATAACTTCATCTCATATGATTTCCAGTAAAAAGATATCTGCTCATGTAACATCTTTTGTAGAAGCCGATGTTACAAATATCGTAAAATGGAGAGATAAAATGAAGGATATTTTTCATAAAAATACAGGAGAAAAATTAACTTTAATGTCTGTATTTGTAGAATGTGTAGTTAAAGCTATAAAAGATTATCCTATGATAAATATATCTGTTAATGGAACTAATATTATAAAAAAAAGAAATATTCATATAGGATTAGCAACAGCATTACCTAATGGTAATCTCATTGTTCCGGTTATTAAAAATGCAGATTCCTATAGTTTGGGAGGGTTAATAAAAATTATTAATGATTTAATAAAAAGAACTAAATCTAATCAATTAAAACCTGAAGAAACTAAAGGAGGTACATATACCATTAGTAATATAGGGAGTTTTGGAAATCTATTTGGAACTCCTATTATACATCAACCTCAAGTTGCTATTATGGGAATAGGATTAATCCAAAAAAAATTGTCTGTTATAGAAACCCCAGAAGGAGATTTTATTGGGATAAGACATAAGATTTATTTATCTCATTCTTATGATCATCGTGTAATAGATGGAGTACTTGGTGGAGGCTTTGCTAAAAAAGTAGCCTTATATTTAGAAAAATTTAAATGTTATACAAGAATAATATGA